In the genome of Macrobrachium rosenbergii isolate ZJJX-2024 chromosome 53, ASM4041242v1, whole genome shotgun sequence, the window TGTCAATATGGATTCAGCTAAGTacttactgggtaagttacttaagtaaaaatgacatttttatgataaaataaagttttatacatactgtacttagCCAGTAATTATGGATGGAGCCTGCCCACCTTCCCTCACATGGACCTTTTGGGCATCAACAAATTGAGCTTttggctgagttgttcctctctcttaccttgaaagtggacggggTTAGTTACCTACATAAACGAGAGTAGTGCTACtgcgaatttttaaaatttaagctgccgttgAGTAGGAACTcttagctaagcaattactggataagtatacataaaactttattttatcataaaaaggtcATTTTCATCTGTTCAGACATTTCTTGAAAGAGTTAAACTTAGTGTTTTTaggtttgtttgtaaaattataaaactaaaatgggtttacatttttctaacttttaaattaattctATGTATTTATGCCTAATAAAGCTCAGCCGTATAGTATAGAATGGGTGTGGATATAGATTACCACTGTTGTGTTGCAAAATCCAGGAGAATGGTGAATGAATGTGGTTGATAATTCTTAATTACTATTAGTGCTTAAAAGTAAATACTGTTATTAGAGCCTAAAAGTAATACCTGTTGAGGAAACTAGCGGCagaatgttcattttatattactgtattgtgCTTTGTTTCATTAGGCACTTAAAGCAGTACTGTATTGCAGTATAGCTAGCACTTTACTTTAATTACATGATGAAAGATGCAAATGAAGTATATTATTTACTGTTTGCACTTTAATTACATGATGAAAGATGCAAATGAAGTATATTATTTACTATTTGCAGGTGTTGTAATGTTGGATAAGACTGTTGTTGCCCTCTCAGCCCTAGGCCTGGCTTTAGTAACTACAGGTATTGCCACACTGGCAGTGTTGAAGTGGCAGCAAACATCTAGAAAACTTAGAAAATATGTAGAACAATATACCAGGACAGAAGTTGTTCAACAATATTTGGTTCATCACTATGCCAAATTGGAAGACCTTCCCCACTTGAAAAACCTCATCCCAAGAACAGCAGAAAATTATCATGAAGAACTTGCAAAATTTGTTGTTAATACCTGTGATGAGCATGGAGTAGCCAAAGCCCGGTTATTAGACGTAGGTTGTGGCCCTGGCGTCACTTCTTTCTACCTGTCGAGTATTTTCAAGGAAGTCATTGGAACAGATGTAAGTATGCCAATGATAATGGCAGGGCAACAGATGAAACAGTTTGCAGAATTTGGGTCTCCATTTTCTAGTGAAGGAGGGAAGTTTATTAAACTTTATAGATTACGTGTGCCTGACTCAGCTGATAGGAAGAAAGTAGTGTTTTGGAATGAAGACGTATGTTCTCTTTTATATACATGTGGGAAGTTTGAATGTATCTTGGTCTCAAATACCCTCACAGACTTGCATGATCCCAAAGTTTTTTTAGAAACTATTGGACAGTATGTGAGAGTGGGAGGATTACTAATAATTTCTGATGTATACAATTGGTCAGTTGGGCCAGAAGTCTGTCTAGGTGGGGAAGGTGTGGTTGAGACTTTTTCATTGTTGAAAGAAATACTCAAGTCTTCCTGGGATTTTCAAAAAGAGGCTAATTTGCCTTATTTTTTACCTAAATGTGCTCGACTGGCTGAAGTAGGAAATGCTCATGTAActgtttggaaaagaaaagatgaactaTCAGAAGAGGAGGTATGATGTCATGTTCTGCATAGAAGTGCATGGTAAAATCATGTATTTCTAGCAGAAGTGGACCTTTGGTATGTGTTACTATAGCTCTAGTAGTTTCATGCAGGTATTTTGGAACAGGTAGATTGGAAAGGTAgatgcttatattattattatttggaaggagtTGTTCTTTTAAAGGCAGTGTCTTTAAAAACAATTGTGGCTTCAACAGCATACAGCTTGTACAgccttctcttttttcttattgGAAGGTATATGATATAACCAGTTCCCAGAGGATGTGTAAAGATTTAATACTGTTTAGCCATTAACTCTTAATTTTTCAGTGTGCAAACAGGAGTCATCtacatagaaaataaatttaaaatgtatacaggtatatttaAGGTTAGTAGAAGTCTGGGCAGGTCAAACTGCTATTGGTCAGTTGCAGAGTGAgactttttgttgttattcttgcaTTCTAAGATGCTGGGACCTCCTTGGTTGTGTTGACAAGGGATATTGGGCCATTTCTGCTGTTGTGTCCCTCACTGGCAAGACTGGTGTCATGGCTTGCTGGTGTTTGGCATTCTCTGATTTTCCAAATTCTTTCTGTTACTCCAGGAATGGCAGCTTGGTTAGGTGGTGGCATGGCAAtgtgttgtctctctctcattttcctgctAAATACCAATCAAGAGTGAGAATGTATTCCCATGTCACCAACTGAATTGGCTGCCACTCCTGGATTAACAGCAAACAATGGGAAAGTGAACATAGAAAATTGgccaataaaagagagagagagagagaggcaagtaaTCAACCAATACCAGTGAGAAGAGAAGTATGATATAACTAAATCACCTCCACACCTGAGCAAACCATTATACCAGTTGTACCAATTCAGGGGGACAACAGCATAAACCCCTTAACCCCATTGATCAGCACGACCAAAGGAGTTCCAGCATTTTGGGAGGCAAGCTTTACAGCAAAAACATTTCACTGTAGTCGATCAGCGATGAATCAACCTGCACAGACTTGTACTAACCTTAAATACCTATaaatacctgtacagtacatattagtactgtattttattcattatctgtAGATGAATGCACTatatctttccatgtcctttgggAATTTGTTATACCTGTATCATGTACCTGCTGATAAAAAGGCTAACATAATAGGGAAGACTAAAGTTGAATGCTGTTGAAGcagcaattatcattattattaatgttaataagtAACTGAAGCAGTTATATTATGGCACACAGACTTGGACTTCTCAGCATGATGTATCATGCCTTTCAGATAATACAAGAAGCCAAACGTGTTGTATTATGCATTGCAGATAATGCATAAAGTCATAATTATAGCTCATAACTTTGTCAATAACatcaattttatgaataaatagattGACTGATACCAGAATTTGTTCTTGCTGTATCCTTCACCATCCAAGTGTGGACATGAAAATGGATGGTAGGACCTTGTGAACAGGACAATTAGTACGCATCTTTTTGAGTATTGaacatttagttttatataagtaacttaccaataaTTACATTACTATTAGTTTCACTCGCTTGGCAGGTAAAGTTTTGAAATTTGCGGGTCACGCTATtttgttttgggtaggtgacTTGCCCCGCTCACTTTAGGGGAAAGACAAGAACAACTTAgcaaaagagcttcaatttgtttctgccagccgATGCCTGTACACCAGTTACTAGCAGCAGctttattttggaatttattatttttatataagtaacatacccagtaattgcttagctaagAGTTACTcagtggcagcttaaattttgaaaattcgcggtagcgactttttttttttttttttttttttcatgtaggtgactagcccctcccactttcggggtaagaaaGGAACAACTCAACCAAGagttcagtttgtttctgcctgCTTAAGACAACACATGGTGTTAAGATTCGCAGCTGAGTTTGAATTTTTTGGTCGAGATCTTCCTGTTCGTGGAGTATTTTTGGCCAGTAGCCTTTGGCATTGATTATTTAGATAGATTTTCAGTGATAACCTTAATTGTGACTTACAGTAGTTCTCTTAGGAGTACGAATCCTGCATCTAGTAACGTTGATGTGCCTGGTgtctcgatggaccggagttcaattccgcggccgCTGGATctaagagttagaggaatgtatttgtgatagaaattcatttctcgctataatgtggttcggattccacaataagctggggtcccgttgctaatgtaaccaattggttcttagccacgtaaaataagtctaatccttcgggccagccctaggagagctgttaatcagctcagtggtctggcagtaaaactaaggtatacttactttttcttctgctgaattaatttctcccatttccagctCTCCTCCAATtccacctactccttctcctggctcccACACTTCCGATCTAGACCAGCCTCAAGCAAAGGTTTGACCAAAAGTTTGGTCTACTCACTAGTTCAGTGGCCCTTGGGGAATCTATGCACTTCCTCATGGACAAGTTTAGTGAGAAAAGTGCAAGTGAAgtgatagtggaggaggtggctgtccgtcccaccGACTTTCCTAGGTAAAAGTCACCGCCATACTCCCCCAACCCCAagaggaggcatactggaggcccaagggaggtagGTGGGGTCTGCCCAAGGCTAGTTGTCACATCAGTCACACCTGTTGTGTCCCAGGTTGCGACAAAGACAGCCACTGGAAGGGCGTGTCAGGTGTTCATCATCTTTCTTTGAGCTCTGGAGACTTGAGTCTGAGTAAGGGGCACCAGTGGCATTTCTCAGATAAGTCGTGTCCTCTGAAGAGGCACTTGACATTCAGGGATCAGTCCCCTCCGCTACCCAGCAAAAGGCATAGAGAACCCTGTAGCCCACAGCCATTGTGAAGTGCTTGGGACAATCAGCGGCGCCTGGacttttatctgtttcttttaaGCATGCTTCTTACTCATCTAAGCATGCCTCTTCTCAGGAGCACCCGTGCTCTTCTGCAGGTTGTTCTTTAGAGAGCTTAGTGCCCATTTGTCACCAAGGGCCCATTAGTGGCTGAGCTCCCAGGAGTTTTAGAGTGCCCAGTAGTGACGGAGCGCCCAGTAGGCTGAGCGCCCAGTGGATTAGCCAAGCACCCAGTTGTAGATGGGTGCCAAGTAGCGCCCAAGCCCCCAGTGGTTCCTAAACAACGTTGTGCTTCTGAGACTCAGTCATTGACAACCCTTTGCCGCCCAAGCTCCCTTCTTCGGTTGAACTTCAGTGGCACCGGATCGCCAGGTGCCAGTTCCTGTTGTGTCAGCATCTTCGTCCAAGCACTCTGTGCCGACTTTGGCTAGTTTGGCTCCTTCCAGCCTGTCTCTTGGCATGGGCCTCCTGCCTGCAAAGGAATTGGATCCTTTGTTGGCACCTCTACAGAGGCAATTAGACAACATTTTGGGACTCCTCCAGAAGGCTACGTCTTCATCAGTAGTCGCTCCTGTGGATCCTTTGCTTTCCCTATTTCTTCGGAGGAAGAGATGGGCAAGGAAGGAGTTACATTAGCCTATACTGCTTTGTTTAGGTATTTGCTGCagaattttccagattttttcgCCCCCTGCAGTGCCTGTTTCTCAGGCTTCCTCGTTTATGATGAGTGATCAGCCATCTGGTTCCAACAAACTACTTAAGATGGTTCTCTTGTCTTCATCTAAGAAGGCCTTGTGTGAAGTAGACAGGTGGCTGTCGGAGAAGAGGTGTCAAGGCAAGGCTTCTTACAGTATTCCGCCCAAGTTTATCTTCTAGAAGATATTGGTCATACGCAACTAaagaagctccttctttgggagtggCTGCcacctcccagggggacttctccagtcttaTTGACTCAGCCCGGAGGTCTGCTTTCACGTCTGCAAGATTGTTTTCGGCCTTAGAAATAGAACATTTGCTTAAGAAcctttttaatgttcttgaggttCTAAGCTTTATGGACTGTCCATAGGAACGTTAGCTAAGAAGATTCGAGATTTCCCCAATCTTCCTGATGATGTTGCAGCAGATTGGCACAGCGTGCTTTTTTGCTCCGACAAAGCCATCAGGGATGGTTCGTGAGAGGTGGCCTCCTTTTATGCAGTGGGAATCCTTAAGAAAAGagaactacagtaaaccccccgtatttgcgttctcacaattcgcacaaatttctgtggaacatacagtatctataaattatttgcgaaaaatttggCAATTCAGGGACTTTTTCGttgagaaatgttcactaattagtgtatttttgttattttcatgactaaatacatttttcatgataaaaaaattatttactaattttcaaatacaggcagtccccggttattggcgggggttccattctgacggtgtgatgataactgaaaattatcGGCActaataagcggaaatcggtgattttcggtgctgaaattgctgatttttgtcgcTACATAAGCGCTGTAAAACCGATTGCGGATAACCGATCCgctgataactgaggactgcctgtattattaagattaataataataataataataataataataataataataataatactggaagattaacccttaaatgcctactggacgtataatacgccgactaaaattgtctgttgggtgccaagtggacgacCAATCACaatcgactacaaaaatttcaaccttggtcaactttgactcatcgaaatggtcgaaaacgcaattaaagctaaaactcttacattctagtaatattcaatcatttacctttcattttgcaacaaattggaagtctctagcacaatatttcgatttatggtgaatttttaaaaaaactttttccttaaatccacaagtaactcagccgaaaatttcagaaattctttcgtcattttgtcgtaattttgcactgtttatattagccgttacgtaaacttttatatatgaaaatgtgcgcaatttcatgtagaatacaacagaaaataattcatggttgtagcttttatcagtttgaaatattttcatataaatctcaataactgccaaaatttcaacctttggtcaactttgactcgccgaaatggtcaaaacgcaattgcaagctaaaactcttacattctagtaatattcaatcatttaccttcatttttgcaacaaattggaagtctctagcacaatatttcgatttatgatgaatttttgaaaaaactttttcccttatgtccgcgccagaaattctttcatcacgctgtcgtaatgtttgcaccgtttttatattagtcgttacataaagttttatatatggaaatgtgcacaatttcatgtagaatacaacagaaaataactcatggttgtagtttttatcagttttgaaatattttcatataaatcacgataactgccaaaatttcaaccttcagtcaacttttttaactcgaccaaaatggcaaaaatgcaattataagctaaaactcttagattctagtaatatgcaatcatgtaccttcattttgcaacaaactgaagtctctagcacaatatttcgatttatggtgaatttctgaaaaaaaactttttccttacgtctggcGCTGCCGTAACtctgcgaacatctcagaaattctttcgccacaTTGTCGTACtatttgcatcgttttacattagtcgttacataaacttttatatatgaaaatgtgcaatttcatgtagaatacaacagaaaataattcatagttgtagctttatcagttttgaaatattttcacataaatcacgataactgccaaaatttcaaccttctgtcaactttaacaaaccaaaatggtcgaaaacgcaattgtaagctaaaactcttacattctagtaatattcaatcatttaccttttattttgcaataaattggaagtctctagcagaatattttgatttatggtgaatttttgaaaaaattttttccttacgtcccgccggtaactcggccgaacatctcggaaattctttcgtcacgttgtcgtaatgtttgcaccgtttttatattagtcgttacataaacttttatatattaaaatgtgcacaatttcatgtagaatacaacagaaaataactcatggttgtgaagcttttatcagttttgaaatattttcatataaattacgataaatagaaaaattcgaccttgGTCAATTtttttaactcgaccaaaatggtaaaaactgcaattgtaagctaaaacacttacagtctagtaatattcaatcaattagcttcattttcaacaaacgggaagtctctgcacaatatttcaatttatggtgaatttttgaaaaaaatttttttcgtccCAGCGGCGTTACGGATCCATGCATCATGTTgtgatattttctgtgttgctttgatcgtttacaatttgttatataccaaaatcatcgcaatttagtgtacaatacaaagaaaaaaaaataatccaggtagctttaaccgtttgctcacagcgcgatttgtataaaattatatatgaaaattttttttgcggtcatatatttcaatatttatatatgataatgatatttttttcatttctgatggttgcatactaaacttcaggcaatgacaaaaaaaggagccaaaaatgaactcttaatcttaaaaactaagtgtgctgtgattttttgaaaaaactttttccgcttcgctAACTCACTGACGCCGCAGGTatacggagacgtttttgtaaatagatttcagcgtttaagggttaaataatactgtatgtaataagatgaaataatatggaactcaaaacaaagaaaagataggAAGAAATTGGTTTCCTCCCCTCCATTCAGGGGACctgtttatctctctttctctcttcctatctcagtttctctctctctctctctctctctttctcttactgagatgagagaatttttatggtatgtttatttgttttataagataaataaatgatttaccaatTAAGAAGCaccagttttcaaatattaataacaataataataataataatatttttgttgaataaaatagttgtattttgcaaattgattttatattgagtttttctcaattcttctaataataattcgcttttcctgcacatcaatattagtcagtaatttgccccaatgttcatatttcgatggatgaaacagcgtatttcttacaaaagaaattctttattttaagccattacagcaggttactgaaacctgggatgtagattcgtagattttcctgatggtattttcgctggtatttcttctttttcttttctgacatctgtctggtatttttagtactttttgtGTCGACAAGTTTCAGCCAGCTcaatggtcatcttctggacgttgggatgagtctggagacacagGGCGCTCGTGGCGGCATATATAGGGGGTCTCAGATCAggtcgatttttcattggctgcctgag includes:
- the LOC136834416 gene encoding uncharacterized protein isoform X1, with amino-acid sequence MTYLKEKLVEELKDQGVVMLDKTVVALSALGLALVTTGIATLAVLKWQQTSRKLRKYVEQYTRTEVVQQYLVHHYAKLEDLPHLKNLIPRTAENYHEELAKFVVNTCDEHGVAKARLLDVGCGPGVTSFYLSSIFKEVIGTDVSMPMIMAGQQMKQFAEFGSPFSSEGGKFIKLYRLRVPDSADRKKVVFWNEDVCSLLYTCGKFECILVSNTLTDLHDPKVFLETIGQYVRVGGLLIISDVYNWSVGPEVCLGGEGVVETFSLLKEILKSSWDFQKEANLPYFLPKCARLAEVGNAHVTVWKRKDELSEEEV
- the LOC136834416 gene encoding uncharacterized protein isoform X2 produces the protein MLDKTVVALSALGLALVTTGIATLAVLKWQQTSRKLRKYVEQYTRTEVVQQYLVHHYAKLEDLPHLKNLIPRTAENYHEELAKFVVNTCDEHGVAKARLLDVGCGPGVTSFYLSSIFKEVIGTDVSMPMIMAGQQMKQFAEFGSPFSSEGGKFIKLYRLRVPDSADRKKVVFWNEDVCSLLYTCGKFECILVSNTLTDLHDPKVFLETIGQYVRVGGLLIISDVYNWSVGPEVCLGGEGVVETFSLLKEILKSSWDFQKEANLPYFLPKCARLAEVGNAHVTVWKRKDELSEEEV